A DNA window from Phoenix dactylifera cultivar Barhee BC4 chromosome 13, palm_55x_up_171113_PBpolish2nd_filt_p, whole genome shotgun sequence contains the following coding sequences:
- the LOC103711714 gene encoding uncharacterized protein LOC103711714, whose product MEGEAKPGVGEPSSSSSASVHSPKVEHQNLVPIHEGVTYLDPSGKLTSHTLQIPSRPINIGGDSYDEHMIKTQQSFSRGCSSGGGLSRGLSFKNKTVILDGERSSLLNPELGGQSYSRVGPENAVLSNFVAAFSWKRCASLPATPASNLPLSSASPKEKTTNEQQTPQKWTIPTKVSRSLSVPMRNIVIVRSASFPSPKEIIPSEPPDGQLGPVHVEDNDEEIPEEEAVCRICLSGLHEGESWLKMECSCKGALRLTHEECAVKWFSIRGNKICEVCSQEVLNLPITLLRVQRPALRDGGQQHTRSGLLLSRSWQDVIVLVLISTMCYFFFLEQLLVNEMRSHAIMIAAPFSLTLGLLGSVLSVVLARREYVWAYSAFQFSLVVIFLHLFFAVFKLKAVFAILFASFSGFGIAIGMNSFCLQLFAWRTRAMQARMNANPV is encoded by the exons ATGGAAGGCGAAGCAAAGCCCGGCGTCGGcgagccctcttcctcctcctccgcctccgtcCACTCTCCAAAG GTTGAACACCAGAACCTAGTGCCGATACATGAAGGAGTTACGTATCTGGACCCTAGTGGGAAACTGACAAGTCACACTCTTCAAATACCCTCGAGACCTATAAATATTGGCGGTGATAGTTATGATGAACATATGATCAAGACACAACAAAGTTTTTCTAGAGGCTGTTCATCAGGTGGAGGCCTTTCTCGTGGCTTAAGTTTTAAAAACAAGACGGTCATACTAGATGGTGAGCGAAGCTCCCTCCTAAATCCAGAACTTGGTGGACAATCATACAGCAGAGTGGGTCCTGAAAATGCTGTCCTTTCAAACTTTGTTGCGGCATTCTCATGGAAAAGATGTGCATCACTTCCTGCCACACCAGCATCAAATTTGCCACTTTCATCTGCCTCTCCTAAAGAAAAGACAACTAATGAACAGCAGACACCCCAG aaatggaCAATTCCAACAAAGGTTTCAAGGTCCTTGTCAGTACCTATGCGGAATATTGTAATTGTGAGATCTGCATCTTTCCCTAGTCCCAAAGAGATTATACCATCAGAACCTCCAGATG GTCAGCTTGGCCCTGTACATGTGGAGGATAATGATGAAGAGATTCCTGAGGAGGAAGCTGTTTGCAGGATCTGTTTGAGCGGGTTACATGAAGGAGAGAGCTGGCTCAAGATGGAGTGCAGCTGCAAAGGTGCCTTAAGGCTTACCCATGAAGAATGTGCAGTGAAGTGGTTTAGTATAAGAGGAAACAAGATTTGCGAGGTCTGTAGTCAAGAGGTACTCAATTTACCAATAACATTGTTACGGGTGCAGAGACCTGCTCTAAGGGACGGTGGTCAGCAACATACTAGATCAGGCTTATTGTTAAGCAG aagCTGGCAGGATGTGATTGTACTGGTCTTGATTAGCACAATGtgttatttcttcttccttgagcaGCTGCTG GTTAATGAGATGAGATCTCATGCAATTATGATTGCTGCACCATTTTCATTAACCTTGGGCCTGTTGGGATCAGTGCTTTCAGTTGTCTTAG caCGCAGAGAGTATGTTTGGGCATATTCAGCATTTCAGTTCTCACTTGTGGTCATATTTCTCCATCTCTTTTTTGCTGTG TTCAAATTAAAAGCAGTTTTCGCTATCCTGTTTGCATCGTTTTCGGGGTTTGGAATTGCGATCGGAATGAATTCAttttgtcttcaactttttgCTTGGAGGACTCGTGCTATGCAAGCCCGGATGAATGCTAACCCAGTGTAA